CTTTAACACCTTCGCAACAAGCTTTTCGTCTTCGCCGCCCATTACACGCCACCACGTTCAGTTTAGAATATTTGTTACTCTTTCCATTCCATCTAATTTTGCTCACATTGTCTGAGGAACTAACCGATTGGAAAATTTGGAAGAAAGTTGTACGAACTAACCCCTGCTAAACGTTCTATAAAAAGGAGGAAGGTTGTTTCGTCATGCGTACGCTTCTGCTAGCGAGGGTTTTGGGAGGATAATTGTTTGGTGAATAGTCTTCGAAATTTTTATCCCCGATGATCGCGTGGGATGTGCTGTTCGTTGCACTGTTTTTTCTCGCATGAAATTTATACACTTTGCCAATATCGTAATGAAACGTGATTATGATCAGCGGGTGAGTGTAAAATCATACAAACGAATGTCTTAACAACGACGGCCAGGAAGCGCTGTACCCGTGCTCAATAGGTGAGGCCCTGTTTGGTGACCGTGTACCATGCCTTCACCTTGACCAGTGTCGGTGTAGGAACGTCGGACTGCGGTGCCACACGCAGCTGCTGCGACGGATCTACCGTGCCAATCGGACAGCAGTGCAGTTCGTTCGGTCGGGTGACGACACCGCAGCACGAACCGGGCGGTGACATTGGAGATGAAATCGTAGCTATGCGGCCCGATGGCTgcagatggtgatgatgatgatggtggtggtgatggtggtgctggtgcgaGGACGAGGTTGAGGAGGAAGCGGACAGCTGCCCCAGGTAGGTTCCATTGCACGGTGGCAATGCGAGCGACAGCGTTTGGGGTGGCGCCAGCTTTGCGGTGGgcagtggcggtggtggcggcggtgcgTAGCAGGACCCTTGACCGAGCCGTAGCGTGGACAGGTGGAGCGGTTGCAACGGCTGCTGCGCGTGGTACGCATCCTGCAGCGGAATGTGATAGTGCTTGAGCGGCGGTTgttggctttgctgctgctggtgttgagCTGTCGAACAGGGCTGCTGGTGGTGTGGGTGGTGAtgcaggtgatggtggaaGTGGTTCTGGTGCCGCGCGGCCACGTTCGTCTTGGCCCGCCCGTTCACCAGTATCGATTGTTTGTTGCTCGTCCGGGACGTCCGGTGTCCTTTTGACGAACCATTACCGTTCGTGGTGGTGCCTTGCTGCTGCAGGCAAGATGGTGGCGCACCCGTTGTcggtggtgtttgtgtttttgcgctTCCGGTGGTGGTAACAGCAGTAGTTGCAGCTAGCTGCTCCACTCTGTTCGCTATGCATCCTGCGGTTGTCGTTGTCGGTCCGTTCGATGTGTCGGATTTCAGTACTGCACGAGAGAAGCAGAATGGTCAGCAAAGCGTCGCAGGAAGCCAATGGGAGTAAAGAAGCGGTTGAAGAAACCCGTAATGTTTCAATGATATTTAAATCCCACGACAGCTCTGACATGGAATGGGGAGTGAGAAAGCGGTTTTGGGATGAAGgacgatgataatgatgatttgAGATGTTGCTAGAGATCTATTTGACCATTACCCACTTGTGCTTGTTTTACATTCAAAATGGGAATGATAGACCGACTTGTGTTAAGTTTTGAAAAAGTTATATCAAAtccctttaaaaaaatatataatggAAATAAGCACCTTCTTGCAAACGAATCTCACCAAATGATCATTAAAACACTCATAATGAAGTATGaactaaaataataatttaaaaaaaaatacttgttGAAAAGATAACTTACAAAAACGTTCCACACAACagaactttattttatttacgacCATAAAATTCCTACGTTTTATAATAAATGTACAACCAAAAGCTATTGCCCTTCCGAAACAGAAAGGGAAGAATTACATCTGTTCGTGCTTTTGCAGGGCAACTGTGCCAATTCGCTAACCTTTACTGTCCGCATACTTACTTGCCGTTTGCAAGCTACTCTCGTTCGAGTTTTCGTTGCTGTCGTCACCCTTCGGTTCCTGGTCCGAGTCGTCCTCGTAGCCCGCCCCGTCACTGCCCCGCTCCAGCACATAATCGGGCAGTGTGTGCAGTTTTTCCAGCGGTCATATAGTCGAATCGAACACACCCATCGAGCTGGAGATTAGCTGATCCTTCCGGCAACAGTCGAGAAACTCTTCGATCGTGATCACACCGTCCTGATTGGTATCCATCTTCTGCCGCGCGTTGGAACGTTCGGTAAAGTGTGTAAGAATCGCAAACCCTTCGGATAAGCTTTCCCACCGATTGCTTACCTGGAAAATGGTGTCCACCTTGCTTTTGATGTTAACCTCATCGGTACCACCATCGTCCCGGGCACCCATCAGCTCGTAGATGGCCGTCACGATGTCCGTCATTTCTTCGCGCGTTATCTTCCCGTCGTGGTTAATGTCGTACAGCGAGAACGTCCAGCATAGTTTCTCCTCTAGCGTGCCCCGCGACAGTATCGACAGTCCCTGGACGAAGTTCTAATCAGCAGATTTAGTGGTTTTAGTGCATATGGCAGCGATAAAGAGCGGTGTGACCGGGACTTACCTCGAAGCTAAGAATGCCTGTATGCTCCTTGTCTAAAGTGTTGAACACGTAATGTGCATATAAACCTGTATTGGCTGAAAAGGGGAAGGTAGAATACGAAGTCTATTTATTCCCATTTTTATTGGAGTGTACATTTTTAAGAGATTTATTTCGATAGTGTGGCAATTAGGTCCGTGCATGTTGTGTCTAACAGTCAGCTACATTCGTCAATAGGCTGTCAGTACAGTAGGTTTCGAGTTCATATGCATTCTGTGGTGGATAGTGGGTGTGGTTGATGTGACATATCTGATATTCTTCAGGATCTTTTATCAATTTCTAATCATTTACCGATCAAGTGGAACTAGAACGTCCGTAATTCTGACGCATCGCATATTCTTCCcattttttataacttttgtAAGCtatcaaattattattaactaaaatatttgctaattgattgaaaatttgattCATAGTCAAGAAAATGTGAGCAATTCCACATATATCACAACAACATCTTCTAGTTCAACTTAAACAGACTCCTGAAATGGTGCCAACGACATCACTTGGAACCAGAGTTACTCAAATGATAGAATTGGAGCTTATTCCTAATTATTTTACTGCAGAATTTGTTGATGTAGATATGAAATGCTGGGTCTTGTTCAAATTAAACTTGAATCTCTACCTAGACCTATTGATCGGCCGTgtcaaaatgatttgtcaatttCATCTCGATTTTACCACTTGCTACATTATCCAGTCCAACTTGAAACGAAACCAGAAATAGCTCCAACTTCCATCAAACAGATCTGTTTGATCTAGAACTAGCTGTAAATATTCTGTAAAAATTCCTTTTGgttgtatatttttcatcGCTGTTTTGCGTAAAAACCCCTTCCAACCATCCATCAGCGGAAATTTTATGCTACACGGTAGTTATATCACAATCTTTTGAATTTATCTTTTGATCAATAGCCGATACGGATAGCGAGGGTTTGATATGACTAAGTACTTTATCCGATATGTGCATTCCAATGGTAATGCTTTAATGCATCCAACTCAGGCAGCGTAAAATCAATTACACGCTTCTACAATAAGTGTAGTCTCGTGCATTGCGTTTGTGCGCATTGAACGACTTTATTGTGAGAGAAGCTATAGCTTTACACTATTCGCACAAATTTGCTTCACGATGCAATCATCCTCGCCTCCTTCCCATTCCGGTTTATTtactatttacatttttcttccgcaaAAGTGTAGCGAACTTTTCGCACTCCAACCACACGAACAGGACGACCCACGGCAGCAACGGATTGGCCCGGATCCAACGTtcgtttattatttacttGCACAAACTGCAATTTGGATGCTGCAGTTCCGCAATTTGCCATTTGCGCTCACGGGCCAGTGCCATCGCTTTGTGTTGGCGGTGACACTGTTAAGCTAAAGGATATCCGAACTCATTTCCTTTTGCAGctgggtggaagaaaaaaatcgtcgCTCAATGCTGGAGTACTGCTGGGACTCGCAGTCTTAGCGCTTCCCACAGCGGCGCATTCTTTATACCCATTTGCTTTTCCGAATCTCGTTTTGCTAAGTTTTTTCGTCCACagacagtgtgtgtgtgtgtgtgtgtgtgggtatttGTGATGTAGAAGTAATTTTGCTACGcttcggttttttgttgttgttgatgtgaCGCGGACAGGGACGCGGAAGTATGAAGAAGGAAACATCAAATCGTTACACCCTGCGTTCCCGCCGCCCCATTTGCCGTCGTGGCTTTGAAGtttaaattgatatttcaTGTAGCGTCGGGCATGGCAAGGGGCATTCACGTTCAAGGACCTGCCACGGGACCTCATCAATCACGGAGGACTTTTAAAGGCAGGCATGAACTATCGGACACGAGGATCACAGCTTGCAGCGCGTGATGGCTACTCGATCGATAATCATTTATGCTGCTGCAGTGGTATTTTGTTTCCCGGAGCGTCATTTAGTAGTCTCATACATTTCTTAAACCTTCTCTGAGAGATGTGTACAAAGTAGAAGCAAAAAATCCTGATAGTCCCCGTTACCTACTATCAATCCCTTGGGGCACTCTCGAgcagcaaatgcaaacaaatttgttaaGCGACTTTTCGCGACAACTTGATACAACTCGTTCAAATGCAGTACgaaattgttgttttcggCTGTGAGTCGTTTATTTGCTTGCCCTGCTCTCGCCCAAACTAAACCACAGTTGCCGATACCATGAGAGTGGCCGGTAACCGAAAGAAGCGCAACTTTCACCGAAAGTACGTATATCTGTCACTTCTGCAACTGCTTGTCTGCCCTTGTTCCTGCACGCTCTGACAAATGTGCCGTTCATGTTTTCTTAACTGACTTGCCGTTCGATCCCGGTAACCGGTCCGAAGTAAAATCGGGCTGGGGCCATTTTGCACCCGAAATGGTAAAATAACGAGCACCAAACAACAGTCTCGTGCTCGTGCAACGACACACCCCATAATATGGTGTTTGTACCAAGCGTGATGGGGCCACCCGGGGCCCCCCATTGCTGACGCGCTTCACTTTGTGGAGCAGTACCGTGCCTTGccgaagttttcttttcgggTGTGTACTTGAAATGCTGTTGATTTTCATGTAAATTGACTATTTCGTTGCGAATCACTCGCCAACGACACACAGCCGGCGTGTTTCCCCCTTGGCTGGCGGGCCCAAGTGCGGCCGTTACAAGCTTTGCAGAAGAAGgtcgctgatgatgatgacgctgatgatgatgatgatgatgattgtaatATAATACAGAAACACAGTGGTTGCCATACATTAGCATACAGCAACAGACGTTGTTTACTGGGGAATTCGTTCTGTTGtagattaatttaaattttaaatgtggCTCTTTCATTTATCTCTTTGCCGATATTGTTACACTCATACATGCCAACAGAGGGCGCTGCTTTTTCATcagttatattttttatctttcttttgattaaaattaacgCTTTTGTGTGGACCGTCTTACTTAGCGATTCTACTATATTGCTAATATATGTATTTAAACAATAATGGTAATAGCTGTTCGACGGGTAAGTTGTTCATAAAATGTTGACGGGTAAGGTGGTAAAATGTTCATAAACATTTCACGAACAAACTCATGGTTTACATGGTTACAAACACGGTTTACTAGATCGTTTTGACAAGGGTCGAGTGGGATCCCTCTGGGATTATCTTTTTTCCGATCAAATTTGATGAATTAGATGCTCCAAGACAGAAAAGTCATACATGACTCCAATGCGGTACGCTTCTCCCGATTATGTCCCGGGCATATCTTCAAGTTGTGCCGATAGAattcaaataagcaaaaaatttTAAGATATTTGAACACTGCGTTTAATTTAACAGCACACAATCGTGGTAAGGCAATGTCGtgttataaaacaaatttcgCTCTTGATATACTAATATGCGTGGTTAAAAATACTATATATCGTCGTATCTGATGTAATAATACAAATAGATTGAAATTCCTTGTTTATAATTtagaattatttgttatttatttaaattcctAGCTGTTAATTCCTAGCTGGTGTGATGGAAAAGATGCAAATGGATGTGTGTATTATCTGTTACCGACTGTTTTCTAACCCGAAAATTTCCCGCCCCAAGTTGTATTCCGTGCAGGGTGGACGTGTGCAGCACTAATACGGGGGCGTGCCATGACCTCTTGACTCGATGACTTTGTGGGGCTTCACTGCACATGGCCCCGCGGCATAGACTCATTTGTTTCGCTCTCAAGAAGGTTGTTTTACCCTCCGTTTTGGCGAGCGGCGGCAATACGTTACCGGATTTCGCTGACACTGGTGAACACTGCTTTTACATTAGTACACGAGTTGAGGtgcttttcaaaacaaaaagtcatattttcttttcattttatagGAAGTGaattgtgctttgttttccatGTACTACAATACATAAAAGCACATTCACAAAATGTTGCGCTACGCTCTCATTCAATCGTGATAAGTGTCttcgaatgttgtttttttttgtttctggcaACTGGTACTGAGCAGGAAACTCGAACGAAAGAGAAGGAgcacatagaaaaaaataatttcatgcATAATGCAACCAATACAGgaacgaaattgattttttcgcTACCATCATTACCGTGGCGCATCTTCTTGCACAATGGGTACATGAAATAATGCACAAGCATCAAATTAATTACCACACAAAGCAGAGATGGACAGCACACCAAACGACGGCAAACGGACCACAATTTTTGACTGCCTTTTTCTTGCGAACGCTGCTCCGTGTGCATGGCGTTTGAGTGCGTTTCAAATGTATGGCTTAATTATTGAGATACTTCTTGCCATTGTGCGATCACAAATTAGGGATCGTGCATAATTTTAGTGCGGAAGAATTGGTTTCCAAATTGCTTATTTATGGGGGTACTTTGTGAAGATATTGGTTTCCTGTGATTGCGTTGCCAATGGTTGTTATTAATGATTTGAGTATGGTAATGAATCATTAATCGCGACGTGACTATTATTGTGAAGTGAGAAATATTGCCAATAAGTGAAACgaattttttatctttcacgTACACCAATTATGTTCAAATGTTGaccaattttcttttgaactCAAAGAATTCCTACtaaataatttaaagcacAGATCTTAATATTTAATTGAACTTCACAAACATCAGATGCTATCAAACGCCGCGAGAAAGTACTGATTAGATGTAAGCAAAAGGAATCCCATTTTACGGAACGTAAGATCAGTTTTGCCACCCATGAATCATATCAAACCCAACGATCACTGCGTAAAAATGGATTCTAATTTACTTCCATTAATGTTCTTTCTGTGTTTTTGGTGCACTAATTATAGAATCACGAGGAAGCATTCTACCGTAAGCCACTCCATTGCCGAATATTCACCCAAACCTGCCTATATATCAGGCAGAGAatgaaaaacttgttttaatttctaaGTTAACAATAACACAACTATTGCCCAGATGGAAAGCAAACACTAAGAAGGGTAAGAAGAAGTAGCCTGTCCtaagaagaaatgaaatactGTCCGTGTacagggaaaataaaacaaaacaacttccCACACTTTTCGACGATCTGTCGGCAGACGTTGGTTGATTGGAAATTCTTCGAAACATTTCCTTCGCCTTTCTCACGCTTCACATATTCCACCGCTGGTTACCAACTCTCCAACCAGCATCTAATCGACTTGTGTCTGGCTCGGGTGTCAATTATACGTCAGCAAAGTTATTTTGTTCGTTATAAAACGACATCTTTCGTCCAACTCCCGAGGGATGCAAGTGGATGTGAGGTTTGCATTTTTGCCGACCGATTCCGGTAGCTCACAGCCGTACTGGGGCTTTTCGTTCGTACAGCATTATACTGGGGAACCTATTATGTCCCAAACCATGCATTGTGTCAAATAAGTGTCAAGCTGGAACCGTTCGCACAAACTGTCTCTACGGTGACTGAGCAGCCAGGCAACATTTAGTTTATGTTGCACCGAACTTCatcaaacattgcaaaacagtTGTGAGCGATCGCTGGCGGAGATTGGACATGGTATTTAGTCCGGTGCTTAAGATGGCTTACCTCCTTGTGGGAAGAACTGCGAGTAGATGAACTTGAACGTTTCCTCCCGTATGATGCCGGCCGGACATTCTGCCTTGAAGCCACGGTAGATCCGCTTGATTTCTGCCTCGGTAAAACGGGTCGCCTCGCACAGGGCTGCTATCGATTCCGGTCGGTACTTCGGCGGGGACACGATCTCCTCCAGCTCACAGTCTAGATATGTAGGCGTAAAAAACATGGAACCACATTAATACAATCCGGTGCGGGGGATGCTAACTCAGAAAGCTTGGAATGAACACCTTTAATACACATTCAGCTGTCACAAACATTCTGATTCTCGTCCActttttgtggtgttttcgaacgcctTTTTCCCACCCTAGCTTATCGCCGTGTCCTCGGTAATTCCATTACTAAAACTTTGCAAAATAAACTGTTCATCAAACTTGATTTACAAATAATGAAGCACTTGGTTGAAGCGCGACGAGTTGAgcgttgattttattttccaagtGCATTTCGCTTGTTAAAGTTACCATCGGCCGCAGTGCTGATAATGTCAGCCCGATGTGTCCTTCGGGGAGAACTCTAGCAGCCGACAGACgggatgctgttgttgtctcactttttttttgtttacaaattgaaaataagGCCACACTGGCTGACCACCCCCGTAGGGTTTTGAATTACAAAATTCCAAAGAAGAATTGCTGGTGATTGGGTCGTGACCGAACCGAGAGAATACACCTCCTACGTAGCACCGATGGCGGTGAATGGACAGACAGACAAGTCAACAGCGAAGCGCAGAGTGTATTACACCGCTTGCCATGCCAGTGACACTAAGTTTCTAGCACGGGGGATACTTGCTTGTTTATTCTTGCATCTACTGTAAGTACATCCATGACCGATGAGCATAAAGTTATGACCTGCAAACAGTACCGGTGGTTTTGATGGTTTTGACGCAGCTGCGAGTTGGAAATCTAAATTACATAATG
This region of Anopheles marshallii chromosome 2, idAnoMarsDA_429_01, whole genome shotgun sequence genomic DNA includes:
- the LOC128719508 gene encoding Kv channel-interacting protein 4-like, translated to MQLVNRGHRSSSTVSADGHQLPSTTATDIALMRWTSRGFTAIPVEPDDTGSTSSSSTVDSLVATSHNGSAPVGVTPSAPSAGGALQIEYLTLDTATGQCGSGAATDGGNRWHGTTPQLAHHKGQRRTKQHRHGNATSSSASASIQPSTTSSTSCLRDCLLCRCCRSANMDEQKEASDQEEGNYEYCELEEIVSPPKYRPESIAALCEATRFTEAEIKRIYRGFKAECPAGIIREETFKFIYSQFFPQGANTGLYAHYVFNTLDKEHTGILSFENFVQGLSILSRGTLEEKLCWTFSLYDINHDGKITREEMTDIVTAIYELMGARDDGGTDEVNIKSKVDTIFQKMDTNQDGVITIEEFLDCCRKDQLISSSMGVFDSTI
- the LOC128716250 gene encoding pair-rule protein odd-paired-like; the encoded protein is MRTVKVSELAQLPCKSTNRLLKSDTSNGPTTTTAGCIANRVEQLAATTAVTTTGSAKTQTPPTTGAPPSCLQQQGTTTNGNGSSKGHRTSRTSNKQSILVNGRAKTNVAARHQNHFHHHLHHHPHHQQPCSTAQHQQQQSQQPPLKHYHIPLQDAYHAQQPLQPLHLSTLRLGQGSCYAPPPPPPLPTAKLAPPQTLSLALPPCNGTYLGQLSASSSTSSSHQHHHHHHHHHHHHLQPSGRIATISSPMSPPGSCCGVVTRPNELHCCPIGTVDPSQQLRVAPQSDVPTPTLVKVKAWYTVTKQGLTY